In a single window of the Gossypium hirsutum isolate 1008001.06 chromosome A13, Gossypium_hirsutum_v2.1, whole genome shotgun sequence genome:
- the LOC121212521 gene encoding uncharacterized protein isoform X2 yields the protein MQHSSHKLSCEMLAYCFPLIIQLSNYKSRIIHNIGLLVGNLKYRRTYSSQNLLEPVSGRLITSSQFVNHPSQRRFSQSSCYQKFAPAETHSILRSSSLLHRFKNWQELRKHKLTASTFAGAVGFFLSRRTKLWLEKLGAIPHTRVISIVFHHPNSGVSILKFCVNLEGQRPLHDYTD from the exons ATGCAGCATTCTTCTCACAAGCTCTCATG TGAAATGCTTGCATATTGCTTTCCTTTAATCATTCAGCTATCAAATTACAAAAGCAGGATTATCCATAACATTGGTTTGCTTGTGGGTAATTTGAAGTATAGGAGAACATATTCCAGCCAGAATCTACTTGAGCCAGTTAGTGGAAGGCTCATCACTAGTAGTCAATTTGTCAATCACCCTTCTCAAAGAAGGTTTAGTCAATCTAGTTGTTATCAGAAATTCGCACCTGCTGAAACTCATTCTATCCTTCGGTCCAGTAGTCTTCTGCATCGGTTCAAAAATTGGCAAGAACTGAGAAAGCATAAATTGACAGCTAGCACATTTGCTGGGGCTGTCGGCTTTTTCCTTTCGCGAAGGACCAAGCTCTGGCTAGAGAAACTTGGGGCAATTCCTCATACAAGAGTAATATCAATTGTGTTCCATCATCCTAATTCGGGTGTATCAATATTAAAGTTCTGTGTTAACCTTGAGGGGCAACGCCCACTACACGATTACACCGATTA G
- the LOC121212521 gene encoding uncharacterized protein isoform X1 codes for MQHSSHKLSCEMLAYCFPLIIQLSNYKSRIIHNIGLLVGNLKYRRTYSSQNLLEPVSGRLITSSQFVNHPSQRRFSQSSCYQKFAPAETHSILRSSSLLHRFKNWQELRKHKLTASTFAGAVGFFLSRRTKLWLEKLGAIPHTRVISIVFHHPNSGVSILKFCVNLEGQRPLHDYTD; via the exons ATGCAGCATTCTTCTCACAAGCTCTCATG TGAAATGCTTGCATATTGCTTTCCTTTAATCATTCAGCTATCAAATTACAAAAGCAGGATTATCCATAACATTGGTTTGCTTGTGGGTAATTTGAAGTATAGGAGAACATATTCCAGCCAGAATCTACTTGAGCCAGTTAGTGGAAGGCTCATCACTAGTAGTCAATTTGTCAATCACCCTTCTCAAAGAAGGTTTAGTCAATCTAGTTGTTATCAGAAATTCGCACCTGCTGAAACTCATTCTATCCTTCGGTCCAGTAGTCTTCTGCATCGGTTCAAAAATTGGCAAGAACTGAGAAAGCATAAATTGACAGCTAGCACATTTGCTGGGGCTGTCGGCTTTTTCCTTTCGCGAAGGACCAAGCTCTGGCTAGAGAAACTTGGGGCAATTCCTCATACAAGAGTAATATCAATTGTGTTCCATCATCCTAATTCGGGTGTATCAATATTAAAGTTCTGTGTTAACCTTGAGGGGCAACGCCCACTACACGATTACACCGATTAG
- the LOC121212521 gene encoding uncharacterized protein isoform X3, producing the protein MQHSSHKLSWRTYSSQNLLEPVSGRLITSSQFVNHPSQRRFSQSSCYQKFAPAETHSILRSSSLLHRFKNWQELRKHKLTASTFAGAVGFFLSRRTKLWLEKLGAIPHTRVISIVFHHPNSGVSILKFCVNLEGQRPLHDYTD; encoded by the exons ATGCAGCATTCTTCTCACAAGCTCTCATG GAGAACATATTCCAGCCAGAATCTACTTGAGCCAGTTAGTGGAAGGCTCATCACTAGTAGTCAATTTGTCAATCACCCTTCTCAAAGAAGGTTTAGTCAATCTAGTTGTTATCAGAAATTCGCACCTGCTGAAACTCATTCTATCCTTCGGTCCAGTAGTCTTCTGCATCGGTTCAAAAATTGGCAAGAACTGAGAAAGCATAAATTGACAGCTAGCACATTTGCTGGGGCTGTCGGCTTTTTCCTTTCGCGAAGGACCAAGCTCTGGCTAGAGAAACTTGGGGCAATTCCTCATACAAGAGTAATATCAATTGTGTTCCATCATCCTAATTCGGGTGTATCAATATTAAAGTTCTGTGTTAACCTTGAGGGGCAACGCCCACTACACGATTACACCGATTAG